One Leucobacter muris DNA segment encodes these proteins:
- the ilvN gene encoding acetolactate synthase small subunit: MSRHVLSLLVEDKPGLLTRVAGLFARRGFNIESLAVGPTEMRGLSRITVVVDEDETLLEQVTKQLNKLVNVIKIVELDESTSVQREHVLIKVRADNQSRSHVLEAVNLFRARVVDVVPDALTIEVTGDTGKIDAFLKVLEPYGIKEIAQSGLIAMGRGSKSITERVFKN; the protein is encoded by the coding sequence ATGAGCCGCCACGTACTCAGCCTCCTCGTGGAGGACAAGCCGGGCCTGCTGACCCGGGTCGCCGGGCTCTTCGCCCGCCGCGGCTTCAACATCGAATCGCTCGCGGTGGGCCCCACCGAGATGCGCGGCCTCTCGCGCATCACGGTCGTGGTCGATGAAGACGAGACCCTGCTCGAGCAGGTCACGAAGCAGCTCAACAAGCTGGTCAACGTCATCAAGATCGTCGAGCTCGACGAATCCACCTCGGTGCAGCGCGAGCACGTGCTCATCAAGGTGCGAGCCGACAACCAGAGCCGCTCCCACGTGCTCGAGGCCGTCAACCTGTTCCGCGCCCGCGTCGTCGACGTCGTGCCCGACGCGCTCACCATCGAGGTGACCGGCGACACCGGCAAGATCGATGCCTTCCTGAAGGTGCTCGAGCCCTACGGGATCAAGGAGATCGCGCAGTCCGGCCTCATCGCGATGGGGCGCGGATCGAAGTCGATCACGGAGCGCGTCTTCAAGAACTAG
- the ilvC gene encoding ketol-acid reductoisomerase produces the protein MYYDADADLSIIQGKKVAVVGYGSQGHAHAMNLRDSGVEVVIALKEGSKSIQKAEEAGFEVKTVADAAEWADLIMILAPDQHQRAIYNEQIKDKLTEGKTLAFAHGFNIRFGYIEAPEGVDVILVAPKAPGHTVRREFEAGRGIPDIIAVEVDASGTAWETAKSYAKAIGGTRAGVIKTTFTEETESDLFGEQAVLCGGTSQLVQYGFEVLTEAGYQPEIAYFEVLHELKLIVDLMWEGGIAKQRWSVSDTAEYGDYVSGPRVIDPSVKENMQAVLADIQSGAFAKRFIEDQDNGGAEFKELRAKAESHPIEKTGAELRKLFAWQQTDDDYTDGSAAR, from the coding sequence ATGTATTACGATGCCGACGCCGATCTGTCGATCATCCAGGGCAAGAAGGTGGCCGTCGTCGGCTACGGCTCCCAGGGCCATGCCCACGCGATGAACCTGCGCGATTCGGGCGTCGAGGTCGTCATCGCCCTCAAGGAGGGCTCGAAGTCGATCCAGAAGGCCGAAGAGGCGGGCTTCGAGGTCAAGACCGTCGCCGACGCGGCCGAGTGGGCCGACCTCATCATGATCCTCGCCCCCGATCAGCACCAGCGTGCGATCTACAACGAGCAGATCAAGGACAAGCTGACCGAGGGCAAGACGCTCGCCTTCGCGCACGGCTTCAACATCCGATTCGGCTACATCGAGGCGCCCGAGGGCGTCGACGTGATCCTCGTCGCCCCCAAGGCTCCCGGCCACACCGTGCGCCGCGAGTTCGAGGCCGGCCGCGGCATCCCCGACATCATCGCCGTCGAGGTCGACGCCTCGGGCACCGCGTGGGAGACCGCGAAGTCGTACGCCAAGGCCATCGGCGGCACCCGCGCCGGCGTCATCAAGACCACCTTCACCGAGGAGACCGAGTCGGACCTCTTCGGCGAGCAGGCGGTGCTCTGCGGCGGTACCTCGCAGCTCGTGCAGTACGGCTTCGAGGTGCTCACCGAGGCCGGCTACCAGCCCGAGATCGCCTACTTCGAGGTGCTGCACGAGCTCAAGCTCATCGTCGACCTCATGTGGGAGGGCGGCATCGCCAAGCAGCGCTGGTCGGTCAGCGACACCGCCGAGTACGGCGACTACGTCTCGGGCCCCCGCGTGATCGACCCCTCGGTCAAGGAGAACATGCAGGCCGTGCTCGCCGACATCCAGTCGGGCGCGTTCGCGAAGCGCTTCATCGAGGACCAGGACAACGGCGGCGCCGAGTTCAAGGAGCTGCGCGCCAAGGCCGAGTCGCACCCCATCGAGAAGACCGGCGCCGAGCTGCGCAAGCTCTTCGCATGGCAGCAGACCGACGACGACTACACCGACGGTTCGGCCGCGCGCTGA
- the nhaA gene encoding Na+/H+ antiporter NhaA produces MSEPLHSPEAPSQRARPRRLLRLVNQREAARVSRLLRAEVVGGVIVMVAAVVGFAAANSPIADGYFALRDTRIGPEPLHLDLSVGQWASDGLLAIFFFMVGLELKREFVAGELSRFSTAIVPVAAAFGGVAVPALIYVAFTAGSPAAHGWAIPTATDIAFAVAVLGLIAPRIPPALRMFLLTLAVVDDLIAISIIAVFYTAGVQLLPLLASLVPITVYAFIVRRFPQWFARSGWGPWLILLPIGIVAWALFHASGIHATIVGVLLAFLVPVSGAGGTQLAEVFERRFRPLSTGIAVPVFAFFAAGVASGGESRFPFDPIALGIMVGLVAGKPIGITLSTWLLTRFTRAELDESVRWRELVGVGALAGVGFTVALLVADLSFADAADADTARLAVMAGSVVAVAVAAALLVRRPRSRTR; encoded by the coding sequence ATGAGCGAGCCGCTGCACTCCCCCGAAGCCCCGAGCCAGCGGGCCCGGCCCCGTCGCCTGCTGCGCCTGGTCAATCAGCGCGAGGCGGCGCGCGTCAGCAGGCTGCTGCGGGCAGAGGTGGTGGGCGGCGTCATCGTGATGGTCGCCGCGGTGGTCGGATTCGCGGCTGCGAACAGCCCGATCGCCGACGGCTACTTCGCGCTGCGGGACACCCGGATCGGCCCCGAGCCGCTGCACCTCGATCTCTCCGTCGGGCAGTGGGCGTCGGACGGGCTGCTCGCCATCTTTTTCTTCATGGTGGGGCTGGAGCTCAAACGGGAGTTCGTGGCGGGCGAGCTCAGCCGCTTCTCGACGGCGATCGTGCCGGTCGCGGCGGCGTTCGGCGGGGTCGCCGTGCCGGCCCTCATCTACGTGGCGTTCACCGCCGGCAGCCCGGCGGCCCACGGCTGGGCGATCCCGACCGCCACCGACATCGCCTTCGCGGTCGCCGTGCTCGGTCTGATCGCGCCCCGCATTCCGCCGGCTCTGCGCATGTTCCTGCTCACCCTGGCGGTGGTCGACGACCTCATCGCCATCAGCATCATCGCCGTCTTCTACACCGCGGGGGTGCAGTTGCTCCCACTGCTCGCGAGCCTCGTGCCGATCACGGTCTACGCCTTCATCGTGCGACGCTTCCCGCAGTGGTTCGCGCGATCGGGATGGGGGCCGTGGCTGATCCTGCTACCCATCGGGATCGTCGCGTGGGCTCTCTTCCACGCCTCGGGCATCCACGCCACGATCGTCGGGGTGCTGCTCGCCTTCCTCGTACCGGTCTCCGGCGCGGGCGGCACGCAGCTCGCCGAGGTCTTCGAGCGCCGCTTCCGCCCCCTCTCCACCGGGATCGCGGTGCCGGTCTTCGCATTCTTCGCGGCGGGCGTGGCGAGCGGGGGCGAGTCACGCTTCCCCTTCGACCCGATCGCGCTCGGCATCATGGTCGGTCTCGTTGCGGGCAAGCCGATCGGCATCACCCTCTCGACGTGGCTGCTCACCCGCTTCACCCGGGCCGAGCTCGACGAATCGGTGCGGTGGCGCGAACTCGTCGGCGTGGGTGCGCTCGCGGGTGTGGGCTTCACGGTGGCGCTGCTGGTGGCGGACCTGAGCTTCGCCGACGCCGCAGACGCAGACACCGCACGGCTCGCAGTGATGGCGGGCTCGGTCGTCGCGGTCGCGGTGGCGGCCGCGCTGCTCGTGCGGAGGCCCCGCTCGCGCACTCGCTGA
- a CDS encoding acetolactate synthase large subunit, producing the protein MTSESSAVPPSKPAAPRGERMTGARAVVRSLEALGVTDVFGLPGGAVLPLYDTLMDAGDLRHVLVRHEQGGGHAAEGFAAATGKVGVCIATSGPGATNLVTAIADAYMDSVPLLAITGQVFSHLMGSDAFQEADIVGITMPITKHSFLVKRAEDVPGAIAAAYHLASTGRPGPVLVDITKDAQEGELDFEWDPRVDLAGYRPITKANSKQIQAAAELIAASQRPVFYVGGGVGRAGASEELLQLAELVGAPVVTTLMARGVFPDSHPQHLGMPGMHGTVPAVLALQEADLLITLGARFDDRVTGKAALFAPEAKVIHADIDPAEIGKIRAADVPIVGDAADVISDLIAAVSTAKLSREFADISTWWDRLRLLQERFPLGYQETSDGLLSPQLVIQRIGELTGPEGIYAAGVGQHQMWAAQFIKYERPNAWLNSGGAGTMGYAVPAAMGAKVAEPDRVVWAIDGDGCFQMTNQELATCVVNDIPIKVAIINNSSLGMVRQWQTLIYEGRYSNTELNTGHGSPRIPDFVKLGDAYGCLAIRVEREDQIDDAIKLALETNDRPVVIDFVVSADAMVWPMVRQGTSNSDIQYALEHSPEWEEE; encoded by the coding sequence ATGACCTCGGAATCGAGTGCAGTTCCCCCATCGAAACCCGCGGCGCCCCGCGGCGAGCGGATGACCGGCGCGAGGGCTGTCGTCCGCAGCCTTGAGGCCCTCGGCGTCACCGACGTCTTCGGCCTGCCCGGCGGCGCCGTGCTGCCCCTCTACGACACGCTCATGGACGCCGGCGACCTGCGTCACGTGCTCGTGCGCCACGAGCAGGGCGGCGGCCACGCCGCCGAGGGCTTCGCGGCCGCGACCGGCAAGGTCGGCGTCTGCATCGCCACCTCCGGGCCCGGCGCGACCAACCTCGTCACCGCGATCGCCGACGCCTACATGGACTCCGTGCCGCTGCTCGCGATCACCGGACAGGTGTTCTCGCACCTCATGGGCTCGGACGCGTTCCAGGAGGCCGACATCGTCGGCATCACCATGCCCATCACCAAGCACTCCTTCCTCGTGAAGCGAGCCGAGGACGTGCCCGGAGCGATCGCGGCGGCCTACCACCTCGCCTCGACCGGCCGGCCCGGCCCCGTGCTCGTCGACATCACGAAGGACGCCCAGGAGGGCGAGCTCGACTTCGAGTGGGATCCCCGCGTCGACCTCGCCGGCTACCGGCCCATCACCAAGGCCAACAGCAAGCAGATCCAGGCCGCCGCCGAGCTCATCGCGGCGTCGCAGCGCCCCGTCTTCTACGTGGGCGGCGGCGTCGGCCGCGCAGGGGCCTCCGAGGAGCTGCTGCAGCTCGCCGAGCTGGTGGGCGCCCCCGTCGTGACCACGCTCATGGCGCGCGGCGTCTTCCCCGACTCGCACCCGCAGCACCTCGGCATGCCCGGCATGCACGGCACCGTCCCCGCAGTGCTCGCGCTGCAGGAGGCCGACCTGCTCATCACCCTCGGCGCGCGCTTCGACGACCGCGTGACCGGCAAGGCCGCGCTCTTCGCGCCCGAGGCGAAGGTGATCCACGCCGACATCGATCCCGCCGAGATCGGTAAGATCCGCGCCGCCGACGTGCCCATCGTGGGCGACGCCGCCGACGTCATCTCCGATCTCATCGCAGCGGTCTCGACCGCCAAGCTCAGCCGCGAGTTCGCCGACATCTCGACCTGGTGGGATCGCCTGCGCCTGCTGCAGGAGCGGTTCCCGCTCGGCTACCAGGAGACCAGCGACGGGCTGCTCTCGCCGCAGCTGGTGATCCAGCGCATCGGCGAGCTCACCGGCCCCGAGGGCATCTACGCCGCGGGCGTGGGCCAGCACCAGATGTGGGCCGCGCAGTTCATCAAGTACGAGCGCCCGAACGCCTGGCTCAATTCGGGCGGCGCCGGCACCATGGGCTACGCGGTCCCCGCGGCCATGGGTGCCAAGGTCGCCGAGCCGGATCGTGTCGTGTGGGCGATCGACGGCGACGGCTGCTTCCAGATGACCAACCAGGAGCTCGCCACCTGCGTGGTGAACGACATCCCCATCAAGGTCGCCATCATCAACAACTCGTCGCTGGGCATGGTGCGGCAGTGGCAGACCCTCATCTACGAGGGCCGCTACTCGAACACCGAGCTCAACACCGGGCACGGCTCGCCGCGCATCCCCGACTTCGTGAAGCTCGGCGACGCATACGGCTGCCTCGCGATCCGCGTGGAGCGCGAAGACCAGATCGACGACGCCATCAAGCTCGCGCTCGAGACCAACGATCGCCCCGTCGTCATCGACTTCGTGGTGAGCGCCGACGCGATGGTGTGGCCGATGGTGCGCCAGGGCACCTCCAACAGCGACATCCAGTACGCCCTCGAACACAGCCCCGAGTGGGAGGAGGAGTAA
- the ilvD gene encoding dihydroxy-acid dehydratase, translating to MAEIDMKPRSRDVTDGIEKAAARGMLRAVGMGDEDWDKPQIAIASSWNDVTPCNLSLDRLAQGAKEGVHAGGGYPLQFGTISVSDGISMGHEGMHFSLVSREVITDSVETVIMAERMDGSVLLAGCDKSLPGMLMAAARLDLASVFLYAGSIAPGWVKLSDGTEKQVTIIDAFEAVGACKAGTLSEEDLKRVECAIAPGEGACGGMYTANTMACVAEALGMSLPGSAAPPSADRRRDYFAHRSGEAVVNMLRQGITARDILTRKAFENAITVAMVLGGSTNAVLHLLAIAREAEVELTLEDFTRIGAKTPHLADMKPFGQYVAEDFDRVGGMPVIMKALLDAGLLHGDALTVTGKTVAENLADVTTELDGKVIRKLDDPLHENGGLTILTGSLAPEGAVVKTAGFDAEVFEGPARVFDRERAAMDALTEGRIDKGDVVVIRYEGPKGGPGMREMLAITAAIKGAGLGKDVLLLTDGRFSGGTTGLCIGHIAPEATDGGPVALVRDGDLIRVDVVAQTLDLLVDPAELEARRATWAPLPPRYTRGVLAKYAKLVRSASEGAVTG from the coding sequence ATGGCAGAGATTGACATGAAGCCGCGAAGCCGCGACGTCACCGACGGGATCGAGAAGGCCGCCGCCCGAGGCATGCTCCGGGCGGTCGGCATGGGCGACGAAGACTGGGACAAGCCCCAGATCGCGATCGCGAGCTCCTGGAACGACGTCACCCCCTGCAACCTGAGCCTCGACCGCCTGGCTCAGGGCGCCAAAGAAGGCGTGCACGCGGGCGGCGGCTACCCGCTGCAGTTCGGCACGATCTCGGTCTCTGACGGCATCTCGATGGGGCACGAGGGCATGCACTTCTCGCTCGTCTCGCGCGAGGTCATCACCGACTCGGTCGAGACCGTGATCATGGCCGAGCGCATGGACGGCTCGGTGCTGCTCGCGGGCTGCGACAAGTCCCTGCCTGGCATGCTCATGGCCGCCGCCCGGCTCGATCTCGCGTCGGTGTTCCTGTACGCCGGATCCATCGCCCCGGGCTGGGTCAAGCTCAGCGACGGCACCGAGAAGCAGGTCACCATCATCGACGCCTTCGAGGCCGTCGGCGCCTGCAAGGCGGGCACCCTCAGCGAAGAAGACCTGAAGCGCGTCGAGTGCGCGATCGCCCCGGGCGAGGGCGCCTGCGGCGGCATGTACACCGCCAACACCATGGCCTGCGTCGCCGAGGCCCTCGGCATGAGCCTGCCGGGTTCGGCCGCGCCGCCCAGCGCCGACCGTCGACGCGACTACTTCGCCCACCGCTCGGGCGAGGCGGTCGTCAACATGCTGCGCCAGGGCATCACCGCCCGCGACATCCTCACCCGCAAGGCCTTCGAGAACGCCATCACCGTGGCCATGGTGCTCGGCGGGTCGACCAACGCGGTGCTGCACCTGCTCGCCATCGCCCGCGAGGCCGAGGTCGAGCTGACCCTCGAAGACTTCACCCGCATCGGGGCGAAGACCCCGCACCTCGCCGACATGAAGCCCTTCGGTCAGTACGTCGCAGAAGACTTCGACCGCGTCGGCGGCATGCCCGTCATCATGAAGGCCCTGCTCGACGCGGGCCTGCTGCACGGCGACGCGCTCACCGTGACCGGCAAGACGGTCGCCGAGAATCTGGCCGACGTGACCACCGAGCTCGACGGCAAGGTGATCCGCAAGCTCGACGACCCGCTGCACGAGAACGGCGGCCTCACGATCCTCACGGGCAGCCTCGCACCCGAGGGCGCCGTCGTGAAGACCGCGGGCTTCGACGCCGAGGTCTTCGAGGGCCCCGCCCGCGTCTTCGACCGTGAGCGCGCCGCCATGGACGCGCTCACCGAGGGGCGCATCGACAAGGGCGACGTCGTCGTGATCCGCTACGAGGGCCCCAAGGGCGGCCCCGGCATGCGCGAGATGCTCGCCATCACCGCGGCCATCAAGGGCGCGGGGCTCGGCAAGGATGTACTACTATTGACCGACGGACGATTCTCGGGCGGCACAACCGGCCTGTGCATCGGCCACATCGCACCGGAGGCGACGGACGGAGGTCCGGTAGCCCTGGTCCGCGACGGCGACCTGATTCGGGTCGATGTCGTCGCACAAACGCTCGATCTGCTGGTAGATCCCGCCGAGCTTGAGGCCCGCCGAGCAACCTGGGCCCCGCTTCCCCCGCGATACACGCGCGGTGTTCTGGCAAAGTACGCCAAGCTCGTCCGTTCGGCATCCGAGGGCGCCGTCACCGGCTGA
- the serA gene encoding phosphoglycerate dehydrogenase produces MSAPVVLIAEQLSPATIAALGPDFEVVHVDGTDRDALRSALATADAVLVRSATQIDAEALGWAPKLKVIARAGVGLDNVDIKAATQAGVMVVNAPTSNIISAAELTVAHILGLARHLPRAHGSLSAGEWKRSSFTGTELYEKTIGIVGLGRIGALVAERLRGFGVELVAYDPYVTAARAQQLGVQLVTLDELVERVDFLTIHMPRTPETLGMIGAEQLRAMKKTAYVVNVARGGLIDEAALVEALAGGEIAGAALDVFMQEPPADTSLTGLPNVNVTPHLGASTEEAQEKAGVSVAKSVRLALAGDLVPDAVNVAGGVIDEYVRPGLPLTEKLGQVFAGLAGSAIASLDIEVHGELSEHKVDALRLAALKGIFSKIVSEPVSYVNAPLLAEQRDVEVRFTVDSDSESYRNVITIRGSLTDGTQMSVSGTLTGPKQIEKIVGINGYDLELPLSDHLIVFSYVDRPGIVATYGGILGEAGVNIAGLQIARDEKKGTALSVLSVDAPVDESLIGALRGAIGAETLSTISVDAQ; encoded by the coding sequence ATGTCTGCGCCGGTCGTGCTGATCGCCGAACAACTGTCTCCCGCCACCATCGCCGCGCTCGGCCCCGACTTCGAGGTGGTGCACGTCGACGGCACCGACCGCGACGCGCTGCGATCCGCCCTCGCCACCGCCGACGCGGTGCTCGTGCGCTCGGCCACGCAGATCGATGCGGAGGCCCTCGGCTGGGCCCCCAAGCTCAAGGTCATCGCCCGCGCGGGCGTCGGCCTCGACAACGTCGACATCAAGGCGGCCACGCAGGCCGGCGTCATGGTGGTCAACGCCCCCACCTCCAACATCATCAGCGCGGCGGAGCTCACGGTCGCCCACATCCTCGGCCTCGCACGCCACCTGCCTCGCGCGCACGGTTCGCTCTCGGCGGGCGAGTGGAAGCGGTCGTCGTTCACCGGCACCGAGCTCTACGAGAAGACCATCGGCATCGTCGGCCTCGGCCGCATCGGCGCCCTCGTCGCCGAGCGCCTGCGCGGCTTCGGCGTCGAGCTCGTCGCCTACGACCCCTACGTGACGGCGGCCCGCGCCCAGCAGCTCGGCGTGCAGCTCGTCACACTCGACGAACTGGTCGAGCGGGTCGACTTCCTGACCATCCACATGCCGCGCACGCCCGAGACGCTCGGCATGATCGGCGCCGAGCAACTGCGCGCCATGAAGAAGACCGCCTACGTGGTGAACGTCGCCCGCGGCGGCCTCATCGACGAGGCCGCCCTCGTCGAGGCGCTCGCAGGCGGCGAGATCGCCGGCGCGGCGCTCGACGTCTTCATGCAGGAGCCCCCGGCCGACACCTCGCTCACCGGCCTGCCGAACGTGAACGTCACGCCGCACCTCGGCGCCTCGACCGAGGAGGCCCAGGAGAAGGCCGGCGTCTCGGTCGCGAAGTCGGTGCGCCTCGCCCTCGCGGGCGACCTCGTGCCCGACGCGGTCAACGTCGCCGGCGGCGTCATCGACGAGTACGTGCGCCCCGGCCTGCCCCTCACCGAGAAGCTCGGCCAGGTCTTCGCCGGTCTCGCGGGCAGCGCGATCGCGTCGCTCGACATCGAGGTGCACGGCGAGCTCTCCGAGCACAAGGTCGACGCCCTGCGCCTCGCGGCCCTCAAGGGCATCTTCTCGAAGATCGTGAGCGAGCCCGTCTCGTACGTCAACGCGCCGCTGCTCGCCGAGCAGCGCGACGTCGAGGTGCGCTTCACGGTCGACTCCGACTCGGAGAGCTACCGCAACGTGATCACGATCCGCGGCTCCCTGACCGACGGCACGCAGATGTCGGTCTCGGGCACGCTCACCGGCCCGAAGCAGATCGAGAAGATCGTCGGCATCAACGGCTACGACCTCGAGCTGCCGCTCTCCGACCACCTCATCGTGTTCAGCTACGTCGACCGTCCCGGCATCGTGGCGACCTACGGCGGCATCCTCGGCGAGGCGGGAGTGAACATCGCCGGCCTGCAGATCGCGCGCGACGAGAAGAAGGGCACCGCGCTGTCGGTGCTCTCGGTCGACGCCCCCGTCGACGAATCGCTCATCGGCGCGCTGCGCGGCGCGATCGGCGCCGAGACGCTCAGCACGATCAGCGTCGACGCGCAGTAG
- a CDS encoding ATP-dependent RNA helicase: MHRFDLDRIGAGLPVAAARDEIERAALSGACVITAPPGTGKTTFVPPLVANLAAQRGGGRVLLTQPRRVAVRAAARRIAELDGADGGEPRDANGVNDTRATNGTRAEVGGPVGFTVRGERRVGPDTRLEVLTPGVLLRRLVADPELHGVDAVILDEVHERSVDGDLLLGLLAEVRALRGDLVLIAMSATLDAAGIAALLGDGAQDPAPIVEVPSPLHPLRVGYAPFDGARLDERGVTRAYLAHLADVAATAQADEGCDALVFVPGAREVDEVVRLLRDGAGSWARTRAGAAGSFGRAGDGPGSRGPGADRGAPRDRQSPPRIDVLPLHGRIPAREQDRAVRGRGSGDPPRIVVSTSLAESSLTVPGVRLVIDSGLSREVRRDRGRDMTGLVTVSASRASAEQRAGRAARQGPGRAVRVYSPTDFARMPAAAAPEIASADLTDAALLLAAWGTPGGAGLALPTPPPTVSMEVAVEVLRSLELVDGSGRITSLGERVVRLPVGAREARALLAGAQQLGDVELVGGIVAAISDDHRESGADLASLLRELRSGRAPGADRWRREARRLAGIARTEMAGATTGAATHRAAAAPGAVVALSRPEWIARRTGEHSRSYLFASGTRAALPEGSGLIGSEWIAVREVQRASGRSADGTGAVIRLAAHLDVDDALLLGGPLLTSDRAARVEAGRVRMREERRIGAILLSSAPVAATPEDVGPALAAHLRERGLSALDWSETANSLRSRLALLHREFGEPWPAMDDESLTERLDVWLGPDLARLRPDGSLRGIDTAAALRRLLPWPEAARFDELAPERLTVPSGSSARIDYPDATADPTAAPVVAVKLQEVFGLAETPRIARGRVPILFHLLSPARRPLAVTDDLSSFWNGPYQQVRREMRGRYPKHPWPEDPWAAEATARTTRAAKR; encoded by the coding sequence ATGCACCGCTTCGACCTCGACCGCATCGGCGCAGGGCTGCCCGTCGCCGCGGCGCGCGACGAGATCGAGCGGGCCGCGCTCAGCGGGGCGTGCGTCATCACAGCCCCGCCAGGCACCGGCAAGACCACCTTCGTGCCGCCGCTCGTCGCGAATCTCGCAGCGCAGCGGGGCGGGGGCAGGGTGCTGCTCACGCAGCCGCGTCGCGTCGCGGTGCGCGCGGCGGCGAGGCGCATCGCCGAACTCGACGGTGCCGACGGCGGCGAACCGCGCGATGCGAACGGCGTGAACGACACGCGCGCCACGAACGGCACCCGCGCCGAGGTCGGCGGACCGGTCGGTTTCACCGTGCGCGGCGAGCGCCGGGTGGGCCCGGATACGAGGCTGGAGGTGCTGACGCCCGGGGTGCTGCTGCGGCGCCTCGTCGCCGACCCCGAGCTGCACGGCGTCGACGCCGTGATCCTCGACGAGGTGCACGAGCGCTCCGTCGACGGCGACCTGCTGCTGGGTCTGCTCGCCGAGGTGCGCGCGCTGAGAGGCGACCTCGTGCTGATCGCCATGTCGGCGACGCTCGACGCGGCCGGTATCGCGGCGCTGCTCGGCGACGGCGCGCAAGACCCCGCACCGATCGTCGAGGTGCCCTCTCCGCTCCATCCTCTGCGCGTCGGCTACGCGCCCTTCGACGGGGCTCGGCTCGACGAGCGCGGGGTCACGCGGGCGTATCTCGCCCACCTCGCGGATGTCGCCGCGACCGCCCAGGCCGACGAGGGCTGCGACGCGCTCGTGTTCGTGCCGGGCGCACGCGAGGTCGACGAGGTGGTGCGCCTGCTGCGCGACGGCGCGGGATCCTGGGCAAGAACCAGAGCAGGCGCGGCCGGCTCGTTCGGTCGAGCGGGCGACGGACCGGGATCGCGGGGACCCGGTGCGGATCGGGGCGCGCCGCGGGATCGGCAGTCGCCTCCGCGAATCGACGTGCTGCCGCTGCACGGCAGGATCCCCGCCCGCGAGCAGGATCGCGCGGTGCGCGGCCGAGGGAGCGGCGATCCGCCCCGCATCGTGGTGAGCACCTCGCTCGCCGAGAGCTCGCTGACGGTGCCCGGGGTGCGGCTGGTCATCGATTCCGGGCTGTCGCGGGAGGTGCGCCGCGATCGCGGGCGCGACATGACGGGGCTCGTGACGGTGAGCGCTTCGCGCGCGAGCGCGGAGCAACGGGCGGGGCGCGCAGCCAGGCAGGGCCCGGGCCGCGCCGTGCGCGTCTACTCGCCGACCGACTTCGCGCGCATGCCCGCGGCCGCAGCGCCCGAGATCGCCTCCGCCGACCTCACCGATGCGGCGCTGCTGCTCGCGGCCTGGGGCACGCCCGGCGGGGCGGGTCTCGCGCTGCCCACGCCGCCGCCGACGGTCTCGATGGAGGTCGCGGTCGAGGTGCTGCGTTCGCTCGAGCTGGTGGACGGGTCGGGGCGCATCACGTCGCTCGGCGAGCGGGTCGTACGGCTCCCCGTCGGGGCTCGCGAGGCGCGGGCGCTGCTGGCAGGTGCGCAGCAGCTCGGCGACGTCGAGCTGGTGGGCGGGATCGTGGCCGCGATCTCCGACGATCATCGGGAGTCCGGCGCCGATCTCGCGAGCCTGCTGCGCGAGCTGCGTTCGGGGCGCGCCCCGGGCGCGGACCGCTGGCGCCGCGAGGCTCGCAGGCTCGCGGGGATCGCCCGCACCGAGATGGCCGGGGCGACTACCGGAGCGGCGACCCACCGCGCCGCCGCCGCTCCGGGTGCCGTCGTGGCCCTCTCGAGGCCCGAGTGGATCGCCCGCCGCACCGGCGAGCACTCCCGCAGCTACCTGTTCGCGAGCGGCACGCGCGCGGCCCTGCCCGAGGGCAGCGGCCTCATCGGCAGCGAGTGGATCGCGGTGCGCGAGGTGCAGCGCGCCTCCGGCCGCTCAGCAGACGGCACCGGCGCGGTGATCCGCCTCGCCGCCCACCTCGACGTCGACGACGCGCTCCTGCTCGGGGGTCCGCTCCTCACGAGCGACCGGGCGGCGCGCGTCGAGGCCGGCCGGGTGCGAATGCGGGAGGAGCGCAGGATCGGCGCGATCCTGCTCTCCTCGGCGCCCGTCGCGGCGACGCCCGAGGACGTCGGCCCCGCCCTCGCCGCGCATCTGCGCGAGCGCGGGCTCTCGGCGCTCGACTGGTCGGAGACGGCGAACTCCCTGCGATCCCGCCTCGCGCTGCTGCACCGGGAGTTCGGCGAACCGTGGCCCGCGATGGACGACGAGTCGCTGACGGAGCGCCTCGATGTGTGGCTCGGGCCCGATCTCGCCCGGCTGCGGCCGGATGGGTCGCTGCGCGGCATCGATACGGCCGCAGCGCTGCGGCGCCTGCTGCCGTGGCCGGAGGCGGCGCGGTTCGACGAGCTCGCGCCGGAGCGGCTGACGGTGCCGTCGGGATCGAGCGCGCGCATCGACTACCCCGATGCGACGGCGGATCCGACGGCTGCGCCCGTCGTCGCGGTGAAGCTGCAGGAGGTGTTCGGCCTCGCCGAGACTCCGAGGATCGCCCGGGGGCGCGTGCCGATCCTCTTCCACCTGCTCTCCCCCGCCCGCAGGCCGCTCGCCGTCACCGACGACCTGTCGTCGTTCTGGAACGGGCCGTACCAGCAGGTGCGCCGCGAGATGCGCGGCCGATACCCGAAGCATCCCTGGCCCGAGGACCCCTGGGCGGCCGAGGCCACGGCCCGCACCACGCGCGCGGCGAAGCGCTAG